The Methanolobus sp. WCC4 genome includes the window ATTGAGACTGTTGAGGAACGTATTGACCATATAATGCTCATCAGGGATATACAGAAGAAGACCGGTGGTTTCACGGAATTCGTTCCACTGACGTTCATGCCGTATAACAATAGGATCGGCAGTGAAATGATAAAGCAGGGCAGATATGCGACCCCGGGAATACAGGACCTCCAATTATATGCGCTCGCACGCATCATACTTAACACTCATATCGAGAACATTCAGGCAAGCTGGGTCAAGCTCGGCAAGAAACTTGCGCAGGTGGCACTTTACTGCGGCGTCAATGATCTTGGCGGAACCCTCATGGAAGAGAAGATATCAGCTTCCGCAGGTTCTACAACTGGCCAGTTCATGTCCGCAGAAGAACTTGAATGGTTCATCAAGTCCTCAGGAAGGAAGCCACTTCAAAGGAACACCATCTATAAGCCGATAATCAACAGTGATCAGGAACAGATGAAACTCAAGGTTGCCTGAGGAAGCCGATGAAAGCATTGATACCATACAAGAAGAAAAATGCCAAATCAAGGCTTTCGCCTGCACTTACCCTTGAAGAAAGGGAGAGTTTCGTGGAGCTTATGTTAAGGGATGTTGTCAGCAGCCTTCAGGAAGCAGGAGTAAAAGAGATAGACATACTCACAACACCTGATAACGGCGTACCAAAGGACATCAATGTGAATGTGGTGCTGAACGAGCATGACCTGAACGAGGCCATCAATGAATACCTGAGCCATGAGAAAGAACCGATATTCATAATCATGGCAGACCTTCCGCTTGTAAGAGCAGAACATGTGAAGGATATATGTTCAAGACCAGAGGATGTTGTCATTGTTCCGGGAAAGGGCGGAGGTACGAATGTCATATTCATAAAGGACCCTTCCAATTACCACGTGAAATATTACGGCTCCAGTTTCCTTAATCATTGCAATATAGCAAAGGACAGGGGCTGTTCGGTATACATCTACGATTCTTTCCTGCTGAGCACCGACATAGACGAGCCTCACGACCTTGTAGAGATAATGCTTCACGGGCATGGCAGATCAAAAGAATATGTCCTGGACAGGTTCGATATGGAAACCGGCAAGACAAGAGCTAAGATCAGCTCTTCTAATGCATAAACAACATATAGTCCCTGTACCATAATGAGTTCGATATTCATGTTATTCTAATTCATGCATCAGAAAGATATATTTCCTTTTAAACAATTAGAGACAAATTATACAAATCTATAGGTGATAATGGTGACCATTAATGTAAACAAGTTCAAATGCGGATATTGCGGCGCATGTGTAAGTGTATGCCCGACGGGAGCACTTGAATTGGTCGAAACCTGGATCGAGGTCAGTGAGAAATGTACCACATGTGGCATTTGTTCAAAGATATGCCCGGTTGGCGCTATTGAGGTGAAAAAGTGAAGAGCGAGTATGATGTTGTTGTGATCGGTGCAGGACCCGGTGGATCCATTGCCGCAAAGACAGCAGCTCAGAAAGGTCTGGACGTACTCCTTATCGAGAAAAGGCAGGAGATAGGGGATCCTGTAAGGTGTGCAGAAGGCGTCAGCAAGATATGGCTCAGGAAGCACATAGAACCAGACCATCGATGGATCTGTGCAGATGTGAAAGGATCACGCATATTCGCACCTGACGGCACCATGATAGAGATGTCAGAGGAGATCGCTGGCGGAGAGGTCGGATATGTACTTGAGCGTAAGATATTCGACAGGGCACTTGCATATGAAAGTGCAAATGCAGGTGCTGAAGTTATGGTCAAGACAAGGGCCACAGACCTCATAATAGAGAATGGTTTTGTCAAAGGGGTCAGGGTAATGCACCTTGGCGAGACACACGACATTCGTGCAAAGGTGGTCATTGGTGCTGATGGTGTCGAGTCGAAAATCGGAAGATGGGCAGGGATAGATACCTCACTAAAGCCCGCAGACATAGAAACCTGTGCACAGTACCTTATGAGTGGTACAGGCATCGATCAGGACTATTGTTATTTTTACATAGGTAATGAGATAGCTCCGGCAGGATACATATGGTTGTTCCCAAAGGGCAAAGGCCTTGCTAATGTAGGTATTGGAATACTTGGCAGCAAGTCCGGTGAGAAACATGCGATCGATTACCTGAACGAGTTCGTCGAGAAGAACTACCCTGAAGCAAAGATACTCGAAATGGATGTAGGAGGAGTCCCTGTAAGTGGTTCCATCGAAAAGACAACAGTCGATGGACTGATGCTTGTAGGAGATGCAGCCAGACAGTCCGACCCGATCACAGGAGGAGGCATCATCAATGCAATGGAAGCCGGGAAGATCGCAGGTGAAGTTGCATATGACGCCATATCCAGAGGCGATGTATCGGCCAGTGGACTTCAGGAGTATGAAAAAAGGTGGCGTGATTTCATTGGACGTGAGATAGACAACAGTCTGATAGTAAAGGACATATTCACAGATTTCAGTGACAAAGATATCAACTCCCTTGCGCATTCACTGGAAGGGGTCAATTTCTCAAGCATGAGCCTGTTGGATCTTCTTTACGCACTTTTCAAGGCTAACAAGAAACTCCTGTGGGACCTGAGAGTCCTTTTCAAGAACGTTGTCAAATACGAACTTGATTTTGAACATGAGAAGTGACCGACCGGTCACTTACCCCTATTTTCATCCTATCTTTTTTTGCATCTTCTGCATAATCTTTTTTACATACCCCACATAGACAATACTACCAGTATATTCTGTGGAGGACATCATGGGAAAAAGGAAGATGACAATCTCCGAAATTGAGGAAATGAACTATTATGACTTCATGAGTTATCTGGGAGTTCAATATTTCCACATTGGGGGACCGCGTTCAACCGAAGAGATGGCAAAGCTATGCCACATAGACAGAACAAGCAAAGTACTGATGGTAGGTTGTGGAAGCGGTTTCAGCGCCTGTTTCCTTGCAAAGATAACAGGCTGTTACGTCATCGGTATCGATATTGCAGAGATGCCGATAAAGAATGCAAGAGTGCGGAGCATTGATGAAAGGGTTGAAGACAGGACTGAATTCATTACGGGTGATGCTTATAACCTGCCTTTCAAAGAAGATTCCTTTGATGTCGTAATTACAGAGTTCGTTTCCCAGTTCCTTGATAAGGAAAGAGCATTCGGAGAATTTATGCGGGTCCTTGGGCCCGGAGCTTATGCAGGGATCAATGAGATGTACAGGGACGATGACATTGAACCTCATCTTAAAACAAAGATAGATGAAGCTGAAGCTCTCTTTACAGAAGTTACCGGGCTGCACTTCAATATGCATACACCCGAGGAATGGAGATATTATTTCGAAAGAGCAGGATTCAAAGACATAGAGATCCACAAGCACAGACCGTTTGAAGGATTCAGGGACATGCTTGATACCTTCAGGTCCATGGGAGGGATCCTGAATACGACGACCTTAATCGTGAGAATGTTGAAATATATGATATTAAGCAAGAGGATCAGAGCTCGTTTTTCAAGACTGGATAAAGGAAAAAGGATCCTGTTCAATAATAAAGATACGCGAGAGCATGTCGGTTACATACTAGGTATCGCAAGAAAATGTCCTTGAAGTGACCAGTTGGTAACTTTATCATTTTATTTAATTATTCCAAAAATTGACCCTTAAAGCTTTCAAAGTCCCTGCCAAGCTCTTCGATGTGCTTCTTTGCTGCTTTGTTTTTTCCCATTTTCAAATTAAGGAGTGCATATCCTTCATGATATGTCTCCTCCCATGAGGATTCAAAAGGAAAATCAGGATCTTTTGTTATAATCTCCTTGCGGATACTTTTTGATCTGTCAAAAGCATATTTTGCCTTTGTTAGCTGATCATTTGCACTCAGCGAGTTCGCAAGCCGGATATATATGTTTGCCATTTCATATTGCAGTATAAGATCATCAGGAGAGGACTTGAGATATTTACGACACAAATGAAGGAGTTTTTTGTAGACTGCGATTGAATCCTCTTGTTTGTCAGTGTTGTAGTATATGATTCCAAGAGCATGCAGAATTTGACGATAAGTACTAATCTCCAGGGCACTTGGTACATGAAATTCTGCATAATCAACAATAATTTCAGAGTATTCCCGAAGGCGTTCATAATAAGGTACTGCTGCCCTAAATTTGTTCTGTGAAAGATAGTAAGCCCCAATGCCTTCCATTTCTTTTCGTACTTCATATGGGAACCAATCCATACCATGACGTACAATGAGATGATAAGTCCATGCTGCATTTAAATTATATTCCATAGACCTTTTTTCCTTTCCCAGCTTGTCAAATGTTATTCCCAGAGAAGCATAGACATACCCCAGCAGTTTTATTTTCGCCCAGTTTATTTCCTTTTTCGTAACAATGGTGAGCAGAAAAGCATCCCTATATTGAGCAGACCCATAAACATCCTCTATAGAATCGATTATTTTTTTATGTAATCTAAGAATCTTCCTGAATTTCCCTTGGTTTTCATAAATTCCAGTAATGTACCTTACTGTTTTTCCATGTTCCAGGTTGAACTTTTCATCCTGGAAAAGATTATCACTAATTCTTTCATATGTATCCAGAGCCATTTCGAGGTACTCTTGAGCCGCACCTTCATCACTATCTCTCAAGAGATACCCCAATGAGGAAAGAGCAAAAGCAATATTCTTTTCATACTGAGAGTCATGCGGATGATGATGGGCAAGTTTGTTGTAAAGCAGCATTTCTTTTTTGTAGATTTCCTTTGCATCTTCAATTGAATGATTGTTTGCATATAGTGTAGCCAATCGATTGAAAATTCCTGCAACACATTTTGTATTCTCAATAATATCAAAATTTCGTGACAGAAGATGTTCGTAGATTCGAATTTCATTCATATAGCATGCTTTTATTTTTTCATATGACCCTTCATCCTCAAAAATAACTGCAAGGTCTGAAAACGACTGAATAAGAGACAAAAGAAGCGATTCTGATGGAGTTTTATTCAATGAGTTCTTTGTTGATTCTTCCAGAACAACAAGAGCTTTTGCATAATCTCCATCTTGAATGTTTCTTGCGCTTAATATGAGTGATTGCTTAATTGAAGCAATTTTTTGATGCGACACATCCATACCAACTATAATTTAACTGATTTAATATAAATTTTTAGTATTAATTAAAAAAATATCAATCATATTCGCTGTTTTTCGACAAAAGTAAAAATATGATGCATAAAAAAATGTTGATGCTTTCTGCTGTGCTGAAAGTTCAAAAAAAGTTAGAATCGGAATCAATGAAACAATAAATGATGAAACAATATCATCGTTTCCAGAACTCAGGCGTCAGCAGTACTATTACTGTGAAAACCTCAAGCCTTCCTATCCACATATTAGCTATAAGCAGTAGCTTCCCGACAAATGGTATCATATCGAAACTAGCCATCGGCCCTACAAGACTGAATCCCGGACCTATATTACCAAGTGTTGCAATGGATGCCGTGATCGATGTCAGCATATCCATACCCATGAGGGCAAGAAGTGATGCTGAAATGGCAAATATCATCAGGTAGATGACCACAAAAGAAACTATTGCCTGCATCACGTCATCAGGAACGGTCTTGTTGTTGAACTTAATGGGTTTTACAGCCCTTGGATGTATGGACTTGAAAAGAGCACGCTGACTGTATTTGAGCAGAAGAAGGAACCTCATGACCTTTATACCGCCTGCCGTTGAACCTGCACTTCCCCCTATGAACATGACCGCCAGCAGAACTATCCTTGCAGAATCAGTCCAGAGATTGAAATCAACCGTTGCATATCCGGTTGTGGTCACAATTGAGACTACCTGGAAGATAGCATACCTGAAGGCTGTAAAAATGTTCTCACCAACATCATTCCAGAGAGAGAATGTCAGTATCAGGGTAGCTACCAGGACTATCAATGTATAGAAACGGAACTCGTTATCGTTAATGAGACTCTTACGGTCGGAGTACAATGTTTTGTAATGAAGGGCAAAGTTCGCACCTGCAATGAACATGAAAAGTGTGATAATACCTTCAATAAGAGGACTTCCGAATTCTGCAACACTGTTAGCATAAGGTGAAAATCCTCCACATGCCATGGTTGTGAATGTATGGGTCACTGCATCGTATGCATCCATACCGGCAAGCATCAGGGCAACTACCTCTATAGCAGATATTACTACATATACCAACCACAGTACCTTTGCAGTCTCCCTTATCCTGGGTTTAATCTTGTCCTCGGTTGGGCCCGGTGCTTCGGCACGGAACAGCTGGCGTCCGGCAACACCAAGTTTAGGCAGGATGGCAATGAAAAGCATGATGATACCCATGCCACCTATCCACTGGGTCATGCTACGCCAGAAAAGAATGCTGCGAGAATGGTTTTCTATATCCAGCATGATGGTCGCTCCGGTAGTGGTAAAGCCGGACATTGATTCGAACAATGCATTTACAGGAGTGAAGCCATCAAACAAATAAGGAAGTGCTCCAAATACAGCAGCAAGGAACCAGCTGAAAGCAACAATAGCAAAACCTTCCCTCTTTTTCCAGTCCCCCTCTGATCTGTACCTATTAGAGAGGAACAGACCTGTTATTCCCGTTATGACAACGGAAAAAGCAAAAGGATACGGAGAATCACCATAATACAGGGCTACGAGTAAGGGGATGATCATCAATAATGCAAGGAGAGAAAGGAGATTGCCCATTACGTTTAAGATTACCTTTTGATTCACTGCAGCACCCGATCAGCTTACTTGAAAAGTTTTTCCACTTCTGCGTTTGCGGACTGCAGGGCAAAAACAACCACCCTGTCGCCTTCCTCGATCACATATTCACCACGAGGGACTACAGTATTGCCATTGTGCACCACAATACTGACAATGGCATCATCAGGGAAGTTAACATTTTTTAAAGGCTTACCTACGATCTTCGAACCTTTTGAAGCCGTATACTCTATGATCTCTGCCTTCTCACCCTCGATAGTGGTTATGGATTCAATTCCATGACCCATGCTCAATTTCAGTACTTCGTTAACAGTGGCCTGTCTTGGACTTACTGCACTGTCAACACCAACCATTTCGAAAAGAGAGACATAATCAGAACGGTCAGACCTTGCTATGACCTTCTTAACACCCAGCTGTTTGGCAAGCAGGGAACAGAGCAGGTTCTTCTCATCACTGTTAGTAACTGCGATGACAACATCCATCTCGGACACATCCTCGTCCTTGAGCAGGTTTATGTCCGTGCCATCCCCGTTCAGGACAAGTACATCAGGCAGTTCCTCTGCGATCTCAGCAGAGCGCTGTGCATCGGATTCTATTATCTTGAGGTCGAATTCACTGTGCTCTATGAGATTTGCAAGATAGAAACCAACGATACCACCGCCTATGATCATTACCTTGCTGCGTTTTCCGGACTTATCGCCGAACTTGTCACGAACCTCTTTCATGGCAGCAGGTTTTCCGATAACAACGAGATGGTCGTTCTCCTCGATCGTATCCTCGCCACGGGGAATTATGACATCTGAATCTCTGAAAAGAGCACTTACGATACAGCAGTTGGCAAGATGCAGTTCCTTCATATCCTTACCCACAAGGGCATTATCCTCGGAGACTACGAATTCCATCATCTCCACCTTGCCGTCTGCGAAATATTCTGCCTCTATGGCAGATGGTATGGCAAGGATCTCTGCAACTTCCGATGCAAGGGACAGTTCGGGGCAGATCATAGTATCTATGCCTATCTGGGTACGTTTTGCCACAGGCCTGTCGATATAATCCGGATTACTTACCCTTGCAACCGTTTTAAGCTTCTCTTTATCCTTGACGATGAGCTTGGATGCCATACATGCAACTATGTTCACCTCATCGGAACCTGTGACTGCCACAAGCAGGTCTGCATGATCAAGAAAATTACTTAGAATAGAGACATTCGCACCGTTACCCTGTATGACCTGAACATCCAGCTCATCCACTCGCTGACATGCCTTTTCATCAGAGTCTATAACCACAACATCATGTGACTGGTAAAGTGCCTTTGCAATATGGTAACCGACCTCGCCAGCACCAATAATAATAGTTTTCATGATATTCCTTCATAAAATTCCTATAAAGCATACCCTCAAAACAAACACGCCTTATAGCAGGTACTTGTTTTTAAATCTTGCTGTATGAAGGTACAAAAAGAAAATTGAAAAAATGACGATAGGGAACTGGCAAAGAAAAAAAGTAAAAAAGATATTATGCCTCAAAAGCACCTTTTACTTTTTCAAAGATACCTTTGCCGCCTTTCGTGCTCTTTACATCAGGACCATCCTCAAGCTCCTGAAGTTTCTGGAGGAGATCCTTCTGTTCACCGCTGAGCTTTGTTGGGGTCTTCACAATGATCTTCACAAGCTGATCACCATGCGCATGACCATGGAGATGAGGCATACCCTTACCCTTCAGACGCAGTATGGAATGTGTCTGCGTTCCGGGTTTGATGTGCATCTTGACCTTTCCATGAAGCGTCGGCACCATTACATCCCCGCCAAGTGCAGCCTTGGTGAAAGAGATAGGCTGTTCATAGACGATATCATCGCCCATGCGCTGGAACTTATCATGAGGCTCCACATGTATGACAACATAGAGGTCACCGGATGGTGCACCCGGACTTCCGTCCTCACCTTCGCCCCTTACCTTGAGACGAAGACCGTTGTCAGCACCCTTTGGCACCTTGACAGAGATCTTACGGACCTTCTTCATCTTGCCGGTACCCTTACATGCAGGACATGGGTTATCTATTGTCTGACCACGTCCGTGACAGGCACTACAGGTGGTTGTTGACATGAATCTTCCGAATGGAGTGTTGCGTGCCTGTGTGACCTGACCTGAACCATGGCATGTGGGACATGTCTTCGGACTTGTACCTGCCTTTGCACCGGTACCGTCACATGACTCACAGTTCTCGGCCCTCGGGACATTGAGAGTTGTCTCTACACCCTCTGCTGCCTGCTCAAGAGTTATACCCAGATCATAGCGAAGATCGGAACCCCTCGTCGGACCCTGTCTCCTCTGTCCGCCACCGAAACCTCCGAAACCTCCAAAGCCACCGCCGAATATACTTCCCAGTATATCCCCGAGATCACCGAAGTCAGCACCTCTGAAGATATCCTCCTGACTGTAGCGACCATCGATACCTGCATGGCCGAACCTGTCATACTGTTCCCTCTTCTCAGCGTCGGAAAGTACAGCATAGGCCTCGGAGATCTCCTTGAACTTCTCTTCAGCGTCCTCTTCCTTGTTCTTGTCCGGGTGATATTTCATTGCAAGCTTTCTGTAAGCTTTCTTTATCTCGGACTCTGTGGCATCCTTTGATAAACCTAAGATCTCGTAATAATCGCGTGTCGTGGACATGGATGATTCCTGTGATAATATATGATATTCATTGAATTAAAAACTAAAGTAAGATACTCGCCTTCAGGAGTATCCTACTGTGTTATCCATGTTTAACTTATTTGTCTTCATCGACCACTTCGTAGTCAGCATCCATAATGGTCTCATCTTCATCTGAGCCTGTGGAGCTTTCAGTGTCCTCAGCAGCAGATGCTGCAGCTGCAGCTTCTTCCTGAGCCTTCTGGTACATTGCAGCGGACACATCGTAGACAGCGGTCTGAAGTTCTTCGGTCTTGGCCTTGATATCCTCGATATCGTCACCTTCAAGAGCAGTCTTAAGAGCACCTATTGCTGCCTCGATCTTTGACCTCTGCTCATCGGTTGCAACCTCGTCTGCTTCCTTGAGTGTCTTTTCAGCAGCATTTACAAGGGATTCGGCCGTGTTCTTAACCTCAACCTCGTCCTTACGCTTCTTGTCCTCTTCAGCATGCATCTCTGCATCCTTGACCATCTGGTCGATCTCCTCATCTGTGAGACCGCCTGGCTTCTGGATGGATATGGACTGCTCCTTACCGGTTCCCATGTCCTTTGCATTTACATGGAGGATACCGTTAGCATCGATATCGAATGTGACCTCGATCTGTGGAAGTCCTCTTGGTGCTGGTGGTATACCATCAAGTGTGAACCTGCCGAGGGACTTGTTACCTGAAGCAACACCCCTCTCACCCTGAAGGACATGGATCTCCACAGATGGCTGGTTGTCAGCTGCTGTTGAGAAGATCTGGCTCTTCTTTGTAGGGATGGTGGTGTTCCTTTCGATAAGAGGTGTTGATACTCCTCCAAGGGTCTCGATACCGAGGGTCAATGGAGTTACATCGAGCAGAAGTACATCGTGGACCTCTCCACCAAGTACACCAGCCTGAATTGCTGCACCAACTGCTACAGCCTCATCAGGATTGATATTCTTGTACGGATCCT containing:
- the cofC gene encoding 2-phospho-L-lactate guanylyltransferase, which gives rise to MKALIPYKKKNAKSRLSPALTLEERESFVELMLRDVVSSLQEAGVKEIDILTTPDNGVPKDINVNVVLNEHDLNEAINEYLSHEKEPIFIIMADLPLVRAEHVKDICSRPEDVVIVPGKGGGTNVIFIKDPSNYHVKYYGSSFLNHCNIAKDRGCSVYIYDSFLLSTDIDEPHDLVEIMLHGHGRSKEYVLDRFDMETGKTRAKISSSNA
- a CDS encoding 4Fe-4S binding protein, with product MVTINVNKFKCGYCGACVSVCPTGALELVETWIEVSEKCTTCGICSKICPVGAIEVKK
- a CDS encoding NAD(P)/FAD-dependent oxidoreductase, which gives rise to MKSEYDVVVIGAGPGGSIAAKTAAQKGLDVLLIEKRQEIGDPVRCAEGVSKIWLRKHIEPDHRWICADVKGSRIFAPDGTMIEMSEEIAGGEVGYVLERKIFDRALAYESANAGAEVMVKTRATDLIIENGFVKGVRVMHLGETHDIRAKVVIGADGVESKIGRWAGIDTSLKPADIETCAQYLMSGTGIDQDYCYFYIGNEIAPAGYIWLFPKGKGLANVGIGILGSKSGEKHAIDYLNEFVEKNYPEAKILEMDVGGVPVSGSIEKTTVDGLMLVGDAARQSDPITGGGIINAMEAGKIAGEVAYDAISRGDVSASGLQEYEKRWRDFIGREIDNSLIVKDIFTDFSDKDINSLAHSLEGVNFSSMSLLDLLYALFKANKKLLWDLRVLFKNVVKYELDFEHEK
- a CDS encoding class I SAM-dependent methyltransferase, whose translation is MGKRKMTISEIEEMNYYDFMSYLGVQYFHIGGPRSTEEMAKLCHIDRTSKVLMVGCGSGFSACFLAKITGCYVIGIDIAEMPIKNARVRSIDERVEDRTEFITGDAYNLPFKEDSFDVVITEFVSQFLDKERAFGEFMRVLGPGAYAGINEMYRDDDIEPHLKTKIDEAEALFTEVTGLHFNMHTPEEWRYYFERAGFKDIEIHKHRPFEGFRDMLDTFRSMGGILNTTTLIVRMLKYMILSKRIRARFSRLDKGKRILFNNKDTREHVGYILGIARKCP
- a CDS encoding TrkH family potassium uptake protein is translated as MNQKVILNVMGNLLSLLALLMIIPLLVALYYGDSPYPFAFSVVITGITGLFLSNRYRSEGDWKKREGFAIVAFSWFLAAVFGALPYLFDGFTPVNALFESMSGFTTTGATIMLDIENHSRSILFWRSMTQWIGGMGIIMLFIAILPKLGVAGRQLFRAEAPGPTEDKIKPRIRETAKVLWLVYVVISAIEVVALMLAGMDAYDAVTHTFTTMACGGFSPYANSVAEFGSPLIEGIITLFMFIAGANFALHYKTLYSDRKSLINDNEFRFYTLIVLVATLILTFSLWNDVGENIFTAFRYAIFQVVSIVTTTGYATVDFNLWTDSARIVLLAVMFIGGSAGSTAGGIKVMRFLLLLKYSQRALFKSIHPRAVKPIKFNNKTVPDDVMQAIVSFVVIYLMIFAISASLLALMGMDMLTSITASIATLGNIGPGFSLVGPMASFDMIPFVGKLLLIANMWIGRLEVFTVIVLLTPEFWKR
- the trkA gene encoding Trk system potassium transporter TrkA yields the protein MKTIIIGAGEVGYHIAKALYQSHDVVVIDSDEKACQRVDELDVQVIQGNGANVSILSNFLDHADLLVAVTGSDEVNIVACMASKLIVKDKEKLKTVARVSNPDYIDRPVAKRTQIGIDTMICPELSLASEVAEILAIPSAIEAEYFADGKVEMMEFVVSEDNALVGKDMKELHLANCCIVSALFRDSDVIIPRGEDTIEENDHLVVIGKPAAMKEVRDKFGDKSGKRSKVMIIGGGIVGFYLANLIEHSEFDLKIIESDAQRSAEIAEELPDVLVLNGDGTDINLLKDEDVSEMDVVIAVTNSDEKNLLCSLLAKQLGVKKVIARSDRSDYVSLFEMVGVDSAVSPRQATVNEVLKLSMGHGIESITTIEGEKAEIIEYTASKGSKIVGKPLKNVNFPDDAIVSIVVHNGNTVVPRGEYVIEEGDRVVVFALQSANAEVEKLFK
- the dnaJ gene encoding molecular chaperone DnaJ, producing MSTTRDYYEILGLSKDATESEIKKAYRKLAMKYHPDKNKEEDAEEKFKEISEAYAVLSDAEKREQYDRFGHAGIDGRYSQEDIFRGADFGDLGDILGSIFGGGFGGFGGFGGGQRRQGPTRGSDLRYDLGITLEQAAEGVETTLNVPRAENCESCDGTGAKAGTSPKTCPTCHGSGQVTQARNTPFGRFMSTTTCSACHGRGQTIDNPCPACKGTGKMKKVRKISVKVPKGADNGLRLKVRGEGEDGSPGAPSGDLYVVIHVEPHDKFQRMGDDIVYEQPISFTKAALGGDVMVPTLHGKVKMHIKPGTQTHSILRLKGKGMPHLHGHAHGDQLVKIIVKTPTKLSGEQKDLLQKLQELEDGPDVKSTKGGKGIFEKVKGAFEA